The genomic region ACTTACGACGACAAGACGGTTCCATCCCCTGTCCATGGCGGCTTTACGTCCGAGCAGAATGCTGTCAAGCAGGAGTATAGAAAATGGTTGAATCGAATGCCCCAGGTATCGCCGGAGTTCGGCGCGGGAGCGGAATTGGCCGCTTATGTGAACTGGGAAAGCGTTGTTGCGCCGAAGGGCTTTCTCGATCGACCGGCTATGCTCATGTCCAAAAACTGGATGGCCAGGGTTTGGGCTTGGGATCATTGTTTCAATGCGATGGCGCTCAGTTTCAGAGACCCGAACTTTGCATGGCAGCAGTTCATAATCCTCTTTGATAACCAATTGCCGTCCGGCGCGCTCCCCGACACGATCAGGGACGCAACTCAAGAAACCAAATACTCGAAGCCTCCAATCCATGGATGGGCGTTGAATTGGATGATGCAGCATGGCGGATATTCCGATAGAAAGCATCTGGCTGAAGTTTACGTGCCGCTCGAACGATGGACGAACTGGCGCCTTCAGGATGGCGATGGGAATCACGATGGTCTTCCCAAATACAATACAGGGCCGGACTCCGGATGGGATAACTCCACGGTTTTTCAATCGGGGGTTTCAATGGAGACGCCTGAATTAAGCGCCTATCTCGTTCTGCAAATGGATACATTGTCAAAGATCGCACATGACCTTGGCAAAGACAGCGAAGCAGCAGCATGGGCTAAGAGGTCGGATCAACTATTGCAGACGATGCTGACGAAGCTTTGGCGCGCCGATCATTTCGTCGCCATCCGGGCCGACAACGGAGCCGCCGTCGAATCGGAAAGCCTCGAACTGTATTTGCCCCTCGTGCTGGGCAAGAAACTCCCGATTCCTGTTCGAGAAAAGATGATTGAGGGTCTTATGCGACAAGGGCGCTTTAGAACAGATCATGGATTCTCCAGTGAAGCGCTCACGAGCAAATACTACGGGGCGGACAGCTACTGGTGCGGACCGATCTGGGCTCCGACCTCCATGCTGTTGGCGGAAGGCATGGACTCTATCGGTCAGAAAACCCTTGCGGAGAATCTGCGTCTGGATTTCTGCAAAATGGCGCAGCAGAATGGCGTATCGGAGAATTTCGATGCTCAGACCGGAAACGGTCTGCGCGATCCTGCTTACACCTGGACTTCGAGCGTGTATCTCATCTTTGCGCATCAACTGTGGGCTTCACGCTGACACTATGAATCAAAACCAACTCCCCTCATCGTAGTCATAGACAAATGAAAGGCGTCTGCGGATATCGCAGACGTCTTTCATTTTTTCTACGCGAGTGCTATCGTCTTAACGGTGGTCGATGAGGTCGCCCCAGATGGTTTGCAGGTAGTCGATCTGGCGCGTATGGCCGGACATGTGGTCGGCGGGAATGGTCATCCAGAAACGGAAGGGCATCTCTCCGAACGCCGTCGTGAGGTTTGTGTCCAGAGCCTCCGGCCCGGCGATCTCTAGTGACGCGATCACGTCGGCGACGGTGTCTTCGAGGAGTTTAACCACCGATTCGCGCGAATTGATGCCCGCAGGAACGACGCGCATTTGCTCAAAGGCTTCGGCCGGGTTCAATGAAAGCGGCCAGGGTTTGCCCTGAAACAGGGTGGCGAAGGCGGCGTTGGCGGCGGCGCAGTGCGCCGCGATCTGTATGGGCGTGCGGGCGGTCGGCGATGGCGACCAGTTCAGCTTCTCATCGGGAATAAAGGAGAACGTGGCCAGCAGCAAGTCTCGGGAACTCAATGTAACGCTCTTGGCGCCGTCAAGCGCTTCCCGCGCGGGCGATGCAATGGTCTCTAACATATCTTATTTCCTCTCGTGGTTTTTCGTATGGGATGATCTCACACCAATAACGGTGTTTGCGCGATGTGCTGCTCGATGTTCTTCATCTGCTCCGTCCAGCCGCCGTCATTCATGCGGAACGCTTCCTCGCGGCGACTGCTGGGAACGTTGTTGAAGCCGGATTCCGTCAGGCGCAGGAGCGCGCCGTTGGGGGCGGGCTCCAAAGTAAACTCGACAAGCGTGGGAGTTTCGGCGGAATAGTCCACGCTGGGATCGATGGCGTAGGGACGCCAGGTAAAGGAGAAGAGGCGCTCCGGCTCGATCTTCTGCACGACGGAGTTCCACTGGACATGCTCGTAGCCCGGATAGGTGATGTGACCGGTCGAAACCTTCCCCGGTTCGAACGGTCCGTCCAGCTTCACGCGAAACCACTCCCCAAATTCTTGATAGTCCGTCAGAGCGCGCCACACGCGGGACACGGGCGCTTTTAACTCAATCTGTTTCTCAATACGATCGCTCGACATCTGCTTTCCTCGCTTCCTTGTGGTAGGTCCGATCCAAACTGCTCATTAGCAACCTTCTTATTGCATATTACCCCGAAGCAAAACAAAAAAGCAACTCTAAAGTTGCTTTTTTGTTTGTAAAAACCGAAGCGAGTTTTGTATTATGCAATGAGCGACGGCAGCACGCCCGGCGTTTCCACGCTCGCGCGCAGATCGTCCACGACCTGGGGCAAATGCGCGATCAGTTCGTCGAGGGATTCGGACGTCCACTCTTCAAAATCGACAACCGTTGTCATCAGCTCTTCGTCGGGGCCGCGCCGGGACACAGAGTGCTCGACCGTCCAATCCGCGCCGTCGCATTCCACCTCGAAGCGCCATTCCGCGTCGGAGCCGTCCGTAAAGTTCGCGGACACTGAGGCGCTGAAGATGACGAGAGAGTGCTGCCGGTCCCCATCGCGCGACTTTCGCTCGAAGCTTCGGGGCGGTGAATCATAGAGGCGCGCCTCTTTGACGCTCGGGCGCTTGAGCAGCCAACTCAGCAATCCGCGCAGCTCCGCGCGGGCTTGCGAATAAGCGTGCAGGAATTGGAATACGGTCTTGGTTTCTGAGTCCATAGCTTACTTT from Capsulimonas corticalis harbors:
- a CDS encoding amylo-alpha-1,6-glucosidase — its product is MHIDRFLAVRTSCLTCGATLLLAVVGIMTPILCSAKTTRTTYRYTGDIHFDIAKIPFSRFGSYMAFSELSGSQESSSLSKLYLRNMRGGPSDAEHPAFKIELLREKKPISFSILASPTLLHLTAEGGGVDIFFSKTNRIRFRANGVSVSFVSVGPEHSEARENGHWELESNSGISEKYMLSALNGGLSISPATPDAPMAANFTPSSGSNGIEGMIETYDDKTVPSPVHGGFTSEQNAVKQEYRKWLNRMPQVSPEFGAGAELAAYVNWESVVAPKGFLDRPAMLMSKNWMARVWAWDHCFNAMALSFRDPNFAWQQFIILFDNQLPSGALPDTIRDATQETKYSKPPIHGWALNWMMQHGGYSDRKHLAEVYVPLERWTNWRLQDGDGNHDGLPKYNTGPDSGWDNSTVFQSGVSMETPELSAYLVLQMDTLSKIAHDLGKDSEAAAWAKRSDQLLQTMLTKLWRADHFVAIRADNGAAVESESLELYLPLVLGKKLPIPVREKMIEGLMRQGRFRTDHGFSSEALTSKYYGADSYWCGPIWAPTSMLLAEGMDSIGQKTLAENLRLDFCKMAQQNGVSENFDAQTGNGLRDPAYTWTSSVYLIFAHQLWASR
- a CDS encoding SRPBCC family protein; translation: MSSDRIEKQIELKAPVSRVWRALTDYQEFGEWFRVKLDGPFEPGKVSTGHITYPGYEHVQWNSVVQKIEPERLFSFTWRPYAIDPSVDYSAETPTLVEFTLEPAPNGALLRLTESGFNNVPSSRREEAFRMNDGGWTEQMKNIEQHIAQTPLLV
- a CDS encoding DinB family protein, whose product is MLETIASPAREALDGAKSVTLSSRDLLLATFSFIPDEKLNWSPSPTARTPIQIAAHCAAANAAFATLFQGKPWPLSLNPAEAFEQMRVVPAGINSRESVVKLLEDTVADVIASLEIAGPEALDTNLTTAFGEMPFRFWMTIPADHMSGHTRQIDYLQTIWGDLIDHR